CCCCAATAGTCGTCGTTGCGGGTGAAGACGAGATTGCCGCCGCGCTGATAGCTGACGAATTTATACGGGCCGGTGCCGACCAGATTTTCGTACAGCTTATCGCCGTATTTTTCCCCGGCGACTTTGCTCAACATGAAACGGTTGTCGAGCCGATCGAGAAACACCGCGTTGGGCTGTTTGGTGACGAAGATCACCGTCTGATCGTCGGGTGTCTGAATTTCCGTCACGTCTTTGAAGTTGGGCGCTTGCAGGCTGCCGCCTTTTTCGTCGCGGATTTTTTCGATGGAAAAGACCACGTCCTTGGAAGTGAACGGCGCGCCGTTATGAAACTTGATGCCCTTGCGCAATTTGAAGATCCATTTGTTGCCTTGAAATTGCCACGACTCGGCGAGCACCGGTAGGTAATCTTTACGCCCACCATCGTACTCGACCAGCGGTTCGATGACATGCTGCCAGTTGCCATAGATCGGGCTCGAGCTGTGATCGAAGGGATGGATCGAATCGGCGACACTGCTGTGATAAATCGTCACCCGATCGCGCGACGCAGCCTGCGCATCGAGCAAATAATGCGGCCAGGCCGCGGCGCCGGCAGCCAAAGCCGCGCCCTGTTTTAGAAATGCGCGTCGGCTAATCGTTGCGTTCTTTCTTACCATGCGATTACTCCTCGATCTGCAATTCTTAACTCTCTATCTCGAATCTCTGTCTCAAATCTCTATCTCTGTCTTCTTAACTTTGGATCGAAAATGTCGCGCAGGCCGTCGCCGAGCAAGTTGATGCCGAACACGGTGATAAAGATCGCCAAGCCGGGAAATATCGTCAACCACGGCGCGCGGTTAATATAACTGCGCCCTTCGGCGAGCATGGATCCCCAGGTCGGAATATGCACCGGCACGCCGAGACCGAGAAAACTTAAGCTCGCTTCGGTGATGATCACGATCGCCATGCCGAAAGTCGCGATCACCGTGACGCTGGCGAAAGTGTTGGGCACGACGTGGCGAAACAGCACGTAAAAATCCTTGCCGCCCAACGCCTTGGCCGCGGTCACGAAGTCGCGCTCTTTGAGCGACAACACTTCGCCGCGCACCACGCGGCAATACTGCACCCAGCGGCTGAGCATCAGCGCCATGATCAGATTGCCGACGCCTTGGCCGAGAAATGCCATGATCGCGATGGCGATCAGTAAAAATGGAAAGGCCAGAAAAATCTCTGACAGCTTGCCGACCAGTTCTTCCGTGGTGCCGCCGAAATAGCCGGCCACGGCGCCAAGAGTGCAGCCGACCAAGCCGGCAAAGATCACCGTCGCCGCGCCGACCAGTAAAGAAATCCGCGAACCATAGATGATCCGACTCAGCATGTCGCGGCCAAGATTGTCGGTGCCAAGTAAATACGCCGCCGACCCGTTCTCCGTCCAGCGCGGCGGCCGCAGGCGGTCTTCCAAAGTTTGCGCTTGAGGATCGCGCGGCGCCAACAGCGGCGCGGCGAGGCCGCAGAGCAACAAGACGGAGAGAATCGCTCCGCCCACCCAGATTTTAAGAAAACGCAGCGCCAGCATCAGAACTTGATCCTCGGGTCGATCCAACTGTAAAGAAAATCCACCAGTAAATTGACGACGAAATAAGTCACGGCGAACATCAGTATCAAAACCTGCGTCAGTTTGTAGTCCCGCGCCGAGATCGATTGGATCAACAGATCGCCGATACCGGGAAAAGAAAAAACCGTTTCGGTGACCACCGAACCACTGAGCAGCGCGCCCAATTGTAAACCTAATATTGTCACGATGGTGATCAAAGCGTTGCGCAAGATGTGGCGCCAGATGACGCTCTTTTCGCTCAAACCCTTGGCCCGGGCGGTTACGACGTAATCCTGGCGCATCACTTCGAGCACGCTGGAGCGCGAGATGCGCGTGACGATCGCCGCCAGCGCCGAGCCCAGCGTCACCGCCGGCATGAGCAGATGTTGGAAGGCGCTCCAGAAACCGGCGAAATTACCGGTGATCAAACTATCGAACAAATAGAGGCCGGTGATGCTTTTGATTTCGACGCCATACTCGATTCGCCCAGCGACCGGCAGAAGATTCAGTTGGCCGCCGAGAAAATAGATCAGCATGATGCCCAGCCAAAAATTCGGCAGCGACACGCCGATCAACGCCACGCTCATACCGACATGGTCGAGCAACGAGTTGTGTTTGATGGCGGAATAGACTCCCAGCGGCACCGCGATGGAAATCGCCACCAGCAAACTGGCAAACGCCAGCTCAAGCGTGGCCGGCAGCCGTTCGGCGACGAGTTTCATTACCGGCTCGTTGAACTTCAGCGACTTGCCAAAATCGCCGCGCAGCGCGCGCGAAATAAAGTCGGCGTACTGGGTCATGATCGGCTGGTCGAGTTTCAATTCGCGGCGCAGAT
This genomic interval from Deltaproteobacteria bacterium contains the following:
- a CDS encoding ABC transporter permease, whose amino-acid sequence is MLALRFLKIWVGGAILSVLLLCGLAAPLLAPRDPQAQTLEDRLRPPRWTENGSAAYLLGTDNLGRDMLSRIIYGSRISLLVGAATVIFAGLVGCTLGAVAGYFGGTTEELVGKLSEIFLAFPFLLIAIAIMAFLGQGVGNLIMALMLSRWVQYCRVVRGEVLSLKERDFVTAAKALGGKDFYVLFRHVVPNTFASVTVIATFGMAIVIITEASLSFLGLGVPVHIPTWGSMLAEGRSYINRAPWLTIFPGLAIFITVFGINLLGDGLRDIFDPKLRRQR
- a CDS encoding ABC transporter permease is translated as MNRLIRRLVGAIPVIIGISFLIFLLMHLAPGDPVTLMLGDNATPQDIENLRRELKLDQPIMTQYADFISRALRGDFGKSLKFNEPVMKLVAERLPATLELAFASLLVAISIAVPLGVYSAIKHNSLLDHVGMSVALIGVSLPNFWLGIMLIYFLGGQLNLLPVAGRIEYGVEIKSITGLYLFDSLITGNFAGFWSAFQHLLMPAVTLGSALAAIVTRISRSSVLEVMRQDYVVTARAKGLSEKSVIWRHILRNALITIVTILGLQLGALLSGSVVTETVFSFPGIGDLLIQSISARDYKLTQVLILMFAVTYFVVNLLVDFLYSWIDPRIKF